A region of Marasmius oreades isolate 03SP1 chromosome 9, whole genome shotgun sequence DNA encodes the following proteins:
- a CDS encoding uncharacterized protein (MEROPS:MER0066227; antiSMASH:Cluster_9.2), whose protein sequence is MTPPAPSEARLSSILKSVWNPDKSLEQNAKSLVHALYGEALPDVEPSANKPEPTGLKVLDVLANILTGDPSNQSYFYWQKVVLPFAQMLDTSNYPLPIQIAFVLFVYARVVPFLGPDTFSMPPSIMTLDGSPIELSWIIPSSNLKGPTADDKPNRTVRFAIEPRDPMTGKFHKGARMLDYYISQLGNFGGMVKIEDDGMLWRRKIEKFMFPEEGDFRGEEVGEEVLPGSRFMLGMDFNPSGVIVLKAYYVAFRAPPWDPASPPLNTQSPVFLGDIDLSPFRKLAEELDSSLVEPFDLLMEYTNSIDKELRPAFEIVATDCLTPSKNRLKIYCRTMKGTSWDDAKNGFTLGGRLNGPEMEGVIKVLETLWDTMFPDAIQNHSKPLERSKDVVKAEKNLHPLGGLLYYYEFVPGQNLVFPKVYLPIRVYSANDLNVCEALERFYRRIGLAEHLSEGWFVQEVSKSYSHRPLDTPGKSIQTYMTFSMKKHGWELTSYFSPEVWLN, encoded by the exons ATGACCCCCCCAGCCCCCAGTGAAGCACGGCTCTCAT CCATTTTGAAAAGCGTTTGGAATCCAGACAAGTCGCTTGAGCAAAACGCTAAATCCCTGGTCCACGCTCTGTATGGAGAAGCTCTCCCGGATGTGGAACCGTCTGCCAACAAACCGGAGCCCACAGGATTGAAAGTACTCGATGTTCTCGCCAAT ATCCTTACCGGTGACCCCTCGAACCAGTCTTACTTTTACTGGCAGAAGGTAGTCCTACCTTTTGCCCAGATGCTTGATACATCG AATTACCCGCTTCCCATCCAAATCGCATTTGTTCTCTTCGTCTATGCACGAGTTGTTCCCTTTCTGGGTCCAGATACGTTTTCCATGCCTCCTTCTATTATGACACTCGATGGAAGTCCCATCGAGCTCAGTTGGATCATCCCAAGCTCTAACTTGAAGGGCCCAACGGCCGATGACAAGCCCAATCGCACCGTTCGCTTCGCGATTGAGCCTCG AGATCCGATGACTGGGAAGTTCCACAAGGGTGCAAGGATGCTTGACTATTATATTTCCCAACTTGGCAACTTTGGTGGAATGGTCAAAATTGAAGACGATGGGATGCTTTGGCGACGAAAGATTGAGAAATTCATGTTCCCTGAGGAGGGCGATTTTCGAGGTGAAGAGGTTGGTGAAGAGGTTCTTCCCGGAAGCCGATTCATGCTTG GTATGGACTTCAATCCGTCGGGAGTCATAGTATTGAAGGCTTATTACGTCGCATTCCGTGCTCCTCCTTGGGATCCTGCCTCCCCTCCGTTGAATACACAGAGTCCCGTTTTCTTGGGCGATATCGACCTCTCACCGTTCCGCAAGCTGGCTGAAGAACTCGACTCGTCACTAGTGGAGCCGTTCGATCTTTTGATGGAATATACCAACAGTATCGATAAAGAGCTTCGTCCAGCATTCGAGATAGTGGCTACCGACTGTTTGACTCCTTCAAAAAATCGCTTGAAG ATATACTGTCGTACCATGAAGGGCACTTCTTGGGATGACGCCAAAAATGGATTTACTCTTGGTGGTCGCCTCAACGGCCCTGAGATGGAAGGAGTAATCAAGGTCCTGGAGACTCTTTGGGACACTATGTTCCCGGATGCCATCCAGAATCACTCAAAGCCTTTGGAACGCTCAAAGGACGTGGTAAAAGCTGAAAAGAATCTGCATCCCCTTGGTGGGCTCCTGTACTATTACGAATTCGTTCCTGGACAGAACTTGGTCTTTCCCAAAGTGTACCTGCCCATCAG GGTGTACTCTGCCAATGATTTGAATGTTTGTGAGGCGTTGGAACGATTCTATCGTCGTATCGGTCTGGCCGAGCATCTTTCTGAGGGCTGGTTTGTTCAAGAGGTTTCAAAATCCTA CTCTCACAGGCCCCTCGATACCCCGGGCAAATCTATTCAGACTTACATGACGTTCTCTATGAAGAAACACGGTTGGGAATTGACTAGCTATTTCTCCCCTGAAGTTTGGTTGAACTAA
- a CDS encoding uncharacterized protein (antiSMASH:Cluster_9.2), with product MVIALNINQSSAKTDGCSILKAVSCISCFRTANYLHTLPQLHNSVCSFSLLMVVCVPPQDFTRPPAGIKLDANGKPLGVAPAAVVQRSHRPWWFTSDQPDRVARLVDIVSHYLFLDGKDNQFEACGRQYLYDLLSRPVHDKKQIEFVFPGFPFKSPSTQKVLGRLPDMGEELLLHRLEALACAIHDEYKPGAVVRIVSDGIVYGELLGQTDTSVYHYNAEFRRICAENRLKHLTFVRLADLLPRECPGVASSDSNEMTLEEYIHAAPIIHSQFLAHDISHCNVEENIKSDSGVLRTYRGYLKFLELDLDGTSLMLDRHDGNPLSGKQRDKIRRQIAKQMIIRGTKFSDLVRTKFPSAVRLSCHEHPNKGPKFALNLFPGSRMSATPWHNVIYEAADGSLRIGHLRSFEKDDYEVVSKHGRPYYIREKSTAYSFEPQLDAQISFTRNFPFGLTISCAPSAGVSFDDLPMNKLRKLTAMHSCILLRGFSQVDRDGMIKKSEELGPILRWPAYGAIFELKENPDWDVNSSLTCEAMPMHYDGVFKTKTDEHGKVVNDPPQIQVFQCIQAPGNEGGGQTILTNTADILRYGVSASLNQSLSLKTWTVFTPQNTVFGGDHLKLPLVTKNELTGNDILRWHDPWPQWVTKFKATKVGISESSREEEATIIELLSDLLYDRRFCFVHTWETGDFLIADNIELLHTRTAFLPSPRELWRIHVN from the exons ATGGTTATCGCCTTGAAC ATCAACCAGTCCAGTGCTAAGACAGATGGGTGCTCTATCTTAAAAGCCGTAAGTTGTATATCTTGCTTCCGTACGGCAAACTACCTTCATACATTACCTCAACTACACAATTCTGTTTGCTCCTTCTCTCTCCTAATGGTCGTCTGTGTGCCGCCACAAGATTTCACGCGACCACCGGCCGGAATCAAGCTCGACGCAAACGGTAAACCTCTAGGTGTCGCACCTGCTGCTGTGGTTCAGAGGTCCCATCGCCCATGGTGGTTTACCTCTGACCAACCAGACAGAGTAGCCAGGCTCGTGGACATCGTCTCCCACTATCTCTTCCTTGACGGGAAAGACAATCAATTCGAAGCATGTGGACGCCAGTATCTGTACGACCTTCTCTCTAGACCTGTCCATGACAAAAAGCAGATCGAGTTCGTCTTTCCTGGCTTCCCATTCAAAAGTCCAAGTACACAAAAGGTACTTGGCCGCCTTCCCGACATGGGGGAAGAGCTTCTCCTACACAGGCTCGAAGCCCTTGCTTGCGCAATTCACGACGAATACAAGCCCGGCGCCGTGGTACGCATAGTAAGCGACGGCATCGTGTACGGTG AACTTCTCGGGCAGACCGACACTAGCGTTTATCATTACAACGCTGAGTTTCGCCGAATTTGCGCGGAGAATCGGTTGAAGCACCTGACGTTCGTGAGGCTTGCCGACTTGCTTCCGAGAGAATGTCCAGGCGTTGCATCGTCTGACTCGAACGAGATGACCTTGGAGGAGTATATTCACGCGGCTCCTATCATCCATTCCCAATTCCTAGCCCACGACATTTCCCACTGCAACGTCGAGGAGAACATCAAGAGTGATTCGGGTGTCCTCCGTACTTATCGAGGATACCTCAAGTTCCTGGAGCTTGATTTAGATGGGACTAGCCTGATGCTGGATCGTCATGATGGAAACCCGCTCTCCGGAAAGCAAAGGGACAAAATCCGACGGCAAATTGCAAAACAGATGATCATACGCGGCACG AAATTCTCCGATCTCGTTCGGACCAAGTTTCCTTCTGCAGTCCGTTTAAGCTGCCACGAGCACCCAAATAAGGGACCTAAATTTGCATTAAACCTATTTCCTGGTTCGAGGATGTCTGCCACACCA TGGCACAACGTCATCTACGAGGCGGCTGACGGATCCCTCCGAATCGGTCACCTACGCTCATTCGAGAAGGATGACTACGAGGTTGTTTCAAAACACGGTCGACCTTATTATATCCGAGAGAAATCCACAGCTTATTCCTTCGAACCGCAGTTGGACGCCCAGATTTCTTTCACTCGAAACTTCCCCTTTGGACTAACCATCTCCTGTGCGCCCTCAGCGGGAGTGTCATTCGACGATCTACCGATGAATAAACTGCGTAAGCTCACGGCTATGCACTCCTGTATACTACTCCGCGGGTTCTCTCAAGTTGATCGAGATGGTATGATCAAGAAATCGGAAGAGCTGGGGCCGATACT ACGCTGGCCGGCATACGGAGCCATTTTCGAGCTAAAAGAGAATCCCGACTGGGACGTCAATAGCTCACTCACATGTGAAGCAATGCCAATGCATTATGACG GTGTTTTCAAAACCAAAACCGACGAACATGGAAAGGTCGTCAATGATCCCCCTCAAATACAAGTCTTTCAATGCATTCAGGCACCAGGGAACGAGGGAGGCGGTCAGACTATTTTGACGAACACAGCTGACATTCTGCGATACGGCGTGTCAGCGTCGCTGAATCAATCGCTTTCATTGAAGACGTGGACAGTTTTTACACCCCAGAACACTGTATTTGGCGGAGATCACCTCAAACTGCCTCTAGTCACAAAGAATGAGCTTACTGGCAATGACATATTGCGATGGCACGATCCTTG GCCTCAATGGGTCACGAAGTTTAAAGCCACAAAAGTGGGCATCAGCGAATCCAGTCGAGAAGAAGAGGCGACGATCATCGAGTTGCTCTCCGATTTATTGTACGACCGTAGATTCTGCTTTGTGCACACTTGGGAAACGGGCGATTTTCTCATTGCAGATAACATCGAG CTGCTACATACAAGGACAGCTTTTCTTCCAAGTCCAAGAGAATTGTGGCGTATTCACGTTAATTAG
- a CDS encoding uncharacterized protein (antiSMASH:Cluster_9.2) → MVAANVSIPKLLSPHALHSLLQYQDSSKARVIPLDVSLVYPPASEYTQHLDGRIPGAKFFSMKRYAAEDPELKTTIMLPTAGKFVGAMRYLGIRRDDHIVCYDVMGFWTPARGAWMLKVFGHEKVSVLNGGLPAWKAAGYSIETGSYPAAEPSDYPFVLRNKEMIASFDSVASSAINGSKPRVIIDTRPVEEYADIGHVSNSFSLPFTNFLAGPPPNDMRVLPEERWKGIITKVVGDDLFKQMEDKGNELQVISTCGWGVTACTLWIILGSFGVNTTVYDESWEGYEMRAGNPVEKGSPDNLHPGTPTKGVTSFPELQIAIDALPDDGTPKVDEVSQ, encoded by the exons ATGGTCGCCGCCAACGTGTCCATACCCAAGCTCCTCTCTCCTCACGCCCTTCACAGTCTACTCCAGTATCAGGACAGCTCTAAGGCACGCGTCATCCCTCTCGACGTATCGCTCGTATACCCACCTGCCTCCGAGTATACTCAACACCTTGATGGACGAATTCCTGGGGCTAAATTCTTCTCCATGAAGCGCTACGCAGCCGAGGACCCAGAACTGAAAACGACCATCATGCTCCCTACCGCCGGTAAGTTTGTAGGGGCGATGAGGTACCTCGGTATTCGCAGGGACGATCACATCGTATGCTACGATGTCATGGGATTTTGGACGCCTGCGAGAGGCGCATGGATGTTGAAG GTCTTTGGCCACGAAAAAGTGTCCGTTCTCAACGGCGGTTTGCCTGCTTGGAAGGCAGCAGGATATTCCATTGAAACTGGATCTTATCCAGCTGCAGAACCCTCTGATTATCCTTTCGTGCTTCGTAATAAGGAGATGATCGCTT CCTTTGATTCGGTTGCATCGTCCGCTATAAATGGTAGCAAACCGCGCGTTATCATCGACACACGCCCAGTTGAAGAATACGCCGATATTGGACATGTGTCGAACTCGTTTTCTCTCCCGTTCACCAATTTCCTTGCCGGCCCACCGCCAAACGACATGCGCGTCCTTCCGGAAGAACGGTGGAAAGGGATCATAACGAAAGTGGTCGGAGATGATCTGTTTAAGCAAATGGAAGACAAGGGCAACGAATTACAGGTGATAAGTACTTGTGGATGGGGAGTAACGGCGTGTACACTCTGGATAATTTTGGGCTCCTTTGGAGTGAACACAACGGTCTACGACGAA AGTTGGGAAGGCTATGAAATGCGCGCCGGAAACCCCGTTGAGAAAGGATCGCCCGATAATCTACATCCCGGAACTCCGACAAAGGGCGTTACAAGTTTCCCAGAGTTGCAGATCGCAATTGATGCTTTGCCTGATGATGGTACGCCCAAAGTGGACGAAGTCAGCCAGTAG
- a CDS encoding uncharacterized protein (antiSMASH:Cluster_9.2): MSMTSESLVYASMALGVANHLYWKRYERDDTKLHNVVTALLPQPAILVALAQRSLSFSPVMSCYAAFFLSLGTSIVLYRISPFHPLAGVPGPFIARITKLWTFYIATTGELAREMKKLHDVYGPVVRTGPNEISFIDGDAVTAVYGTNGIPKGKFYTIRTDPNSPTNLLFTTGQTHQRRRTRWNRALGTESLKNYDDIVERQTEELLEVLAQESKDGNHVDLTRKFQHYTFDIMSDVSFGRRFGVTKSNDSAGYVRFIVDFSESINTLAWLPWAFHAAGLIPRITKVKMQLLGFAKDLATSRAQAGATQKDIWYHLMDEEDKDSQRPSIPEVVADGVLAIIAGTDTSAAAMSSTIWFVLRHPEVHKQLRKEIDEDFARNPDIRGELPYLSACILEALRLHPPNASGGPRQVPYDSPGKVILGKYLPGGTQVVVPPYSVHRNPDNFSSPAQYLPDRWLPSSKSKFKNHRSETFIPFSHGAASCVGRALAHKEMLALLSRLFYNYDLKFAEGFDVQNWENTIMDYFISPMGPLKIVLTAKH, translated from the exons ATGTCGATGACTTCAGAGTCTCTTGTGTATGCGAGCATGGCTCTGGGTGTG GCCAACCACCTGTATTGGAAACGATATGAACGAGATGACACCAAGTTGCATAACGTCGTGACTGCGTTGCTTCCCCAGCCCGCCATTTTGGTCGCTTTAGCCCAAAGATCTCTCAGTTTTTCGCCTGTCATGTCTTGTTATGCCGCATTCTTTCTCTCCTTGGGAACCTCAATTGTACTCTATCGAATCTCACCCTTTCACCCACTCGCTGGCGTCCCAGGTCCATTCATTGCACGCATAACTAAACTATGGACATTCTACATCGCGACTACTGGGGAGCTTGCACGGGAAATGAAGAAACTACACGATGTCTACGGTCCAGTTGTTCGGACAG GTCCCAATGAGATTTCATTCATCGACGGCGACGCTGTGACTGCCGTATACGGAACGAATGGAATTCCGAAGGGCAAAT TCTATACTATCCGAACCGACCCTAATTCGCCTACCAATCTTCTATTTACGACGGGGCAGACCCACCAGCGCAGACGAACACGCTGGAACAGGGCCCTCGGTACCGAATCTCTGAAGAACTATGACGACATTGTCGAGAGACAAACAGAAGAGCTCCTCGAGGTTCTTGCGCAAGAATCAAAGGACGGAAATCATGTAGATCTCACGAGAAAATTCCAACATTACAC CTTTGACATTATGAGTGATGTCTC GTTCGGTCGTAGATTCGGCGTTACCAAAAGCAATGATTCAGCTGGCTATGTCAGGTTCATTGTGGATTTCTCTGA GAGCATCAACACTCTCGCATGGCTCCCTTGGGCCTTTCATGCCGCTGGACTTATTCCTCGCATCACCAAAGTCAAAATGCAACTTCTTGGTTTTGCGAAGGATTTGGCCACTTCAAGAGCACAAGCTGGGGCGACACAGAAGGATATTTGGTATCATCTT AtggacgaagaagacaaaGACAGTCAAAGGCCTTCTATCCCAGAAGTAGTAGCCGACGGAGTTCTCGCCATCATCGCTGGGACCGATACCTCTGCTGCTGCAATGTCAAGCACAATTTGGTTCGTCCTTCGACATCCCGAGGTCCACAAGCAATTGCGAAAGGAGATTGACGAAGACTTTGCTCGAAATCCTGACATACGAGGCGAACTTCCATATCTTTCAGCCTGCAT CTTGGAAGCTTTGAGACTACACCCTCCCAATGCTAGCGGTGGTCCTCGTCAAGTTCCCTACGACTCACCCGGTAAAGTGATCCTCGGAAA GTACCTCCCCGGAGGCACTCAAGTGGTCGTCCCACCTTATTCCGTACATCGGAACCCTGACAACTTTTCCTCGCCTGCTCAATACCTCCCCGATCGTTGGCTCCCTTCTTCTAaatccaaattcaagaaCCACAGATCCGAAACATTTATCCCTTTCTCGCATGGAGCAGCTAGCTGCGTTGGACGGGCTCTGGCTCACAAGGAGATGCTGGCATTGCTTTCGAGACTGTTTTACAATTACGACTTAAAGTTTGCGGAGGGTTTCGACGTTCAAAATTGGGAGAATACGATAATGGATTACTTCATTAGCCCGATGGGGCCTTTGAAGATTGTTTTGACTGCGAAACATTAG
- a CDS encoding uncharacterized protein (antiSMASH:Cluster_9.2), with amino-acid sequence MKSTSQERVVRTKRPNNLKTAIELMTIKGAEVKEVDGKETLVRNAENAEKTSRKGVIRGWTYIFFPRLAIYLMPYTKLVPLVEKAFSAAYVQASGVERGRAARSSPKESPPDRKTTTSTLRMGAA; translated from the exons ATGAAGTCTACAAGCCAGGAACGCGTGGTTCGTACGAAGAGACCCAACAATCTCAAAACTGCTATAGAGTTGATGACCATTAAAGGTGCAGAGGTGAAGGAGGTGGATGGGAAGGAGACTTTGGTGAGGAACGCGGAAAATGCAGAAAAAACGTCGAGAAAAGGCGTTATACGCG GATGGACGTATATCTTCTTCCCTCGCCTTGCAATTTATCTTATGCCCTATACGAAACTTGTTCCGCTTGTCGAAAAAGCTTTCTCTGCAGCCTACGTTCAAGCAAGTGGTGTGGAGCGAGGCCGGGCTGCAAGGTCTAGTCCAAAAGAAAGCCCGCCAGATCGAAAAACCACGACTTCCACTCTGAGAATGGGAGCAGCCTGA
- a CDS encoding uncharacterized protein (antiSMASH:Cluster_9.2), whose product MGEELLLHRLEALACAIHDEYKPGAVVRIVSDGIVYGELLGQTDTSVYHYNAEFRRICAENRLKHLTFVRLADLLPRECPGVASSDSNEMTLEEYIHAAPIIHSQFLAHDISHCNVEENIKSDSGVLRTYRGYLKFLELDLDGTSLMLDRHDGNPLSGKQRDKIRRQIAKQMIIRGTKFSDLVRTKFPSAVRLSCHEHPNKGPKFALNLFPGSRMSATPWHNVIYEAADGSLRIGHLRSFEKDDYEVVSKHGRPYYIREKSTAYSFEPQLDAQISFTRNFPFGLTISCAPSAGVSFDDLPMNKLRKLTAMHSCILLRGFSQVDRDGMIKKSEELGPILRWPAYGAIFELKENPDWDVNSSLTCEAMPMHYDGVFKTKTDEHGKVVNDPPQIQVFQCIQAPGNEGGGQTILTNTADILRYGVSASLNQSLSLKTWTVFTPQNTVFGGDHLKLPLVTKNELTGNDILRWHDPWPQWVTKFKATKVGISESSREEEATIIELLSDLLYDRRFCFVHTWETGDFLIADNIELLHTRTAFLPSPRELWRIHVN is encoded by the exons ATGGGGGAAGAGCTTCTCCTACACAGGCTCGAAGCCCTTGCTTGCGCAATTCACGACGAATACAAGCCCGGCGCCGTGGTACGCATAGTAAGCGACGGCATCGTGTACGGTG AACTTCTCGGGCAGACCGACACTAGCGTTTATCATTACAACGCTGAGTTTCGCCGAATTTGCGCGGAGAATCGGTTGAAGCACCTGACGTTCGTGAGGCTTGCCGACTTGCTTCCGAGAGAATGTCCAGGCGTTGCATCGTCTGACTCGAACGAGATGACCTTGGAGGAGTATATTCACGCGGCTCCTATCATCCATTCCCAATTCCTAGCCCACGACATTTCCCACTGCAACGTCGAGGAGAACATCAAGAGTGATTCGGGTGTCCTCCGTACTTATCGAGGATACCTCAAGTTCCTGGAGCTTGATTTAGATGGGACTAGCCTGATGCTGGATCGTCATGATGGAAACCCGCTCTCCGGAAAGCAAAGGGACAAAATCCGACGGCAAATTGCAAAACAGATGATCATACGCGGCACG AAATTCTCCGATCTCGTTCGGACCAAGTTTCCTTCTGCAGTCCGTTTAAGCTGCCACGAGCACCCAAATAAGGGACCTAAATTTGCATTAAACCTATTTCCTGGTTCGAGGATGTCTGCCACACCA TGGCACAACGTCATCTACGAGGCGGCTGACGGATCCCTCCGAATCGGTCACCTACGCTCATTCGAGAAGGATGACTACGAGGTTGTTTCAAAACACGGTCGACCTTATTATATCCGAGAGAAATCCACAGCTTATTCCTTCGAACCGCAGTTGGACGCCCAGATTTCTTTCACTCGAAACTTCCCCTTTGGACTAACCATCTCCTGTGCGCCCTCAGCGGGAGTGTCATTCGACGATCTACCGATGAATAAACTGCGTAAGCTCACGGCTATGCACTCCTGTATACTACTCCGCGGGTTCTCTCAAGTTGATCGAGATGGTATGATCAAGAAATCGGAAGAGCTGGGGCCGATACT ACGCTGGCCGGCATACGGAGCCATTTTCGAGCTAAAAGAGAATCCCGACTGGGACGTCAATAGCTCACTCACATGTGAAGCAATGCCAATGCATTATGACG GTGTTTTCAAAACCAAAACCGACGAACATGGAAAGGTCGTCAATGATCCCCCTCAAATACAAGTCTTTCAATGCATTCAGGCACCAGGGAACGAGGGAGGCGGTCAGACTATTTTGACGAACACAGCTGACATTCTGCGATACGGCGTGTCAGCGTCGCTGAATCAATCGCTTTCATTGAAGACGTGGACAGTTTTTACACCCCAGAACACTGTATTTGGCGGAGATCACCTCAAACTGCCTCTAGTCACAAAGAATGAGCTTACTGGCAATGACATATTGCGATGGCACGATCCTTG GCCTCAATGGGTCACGAAGTTTAAAGCCACAAAAGTGGGCATCAGCGAATCCAGTCGAGAAGAAGAGGCGACGATCATCGAGTTGCTCTCCGATTTATTGTACGACCGTAGATTCTGCTTTGTGCACACTTGGGAAACGGGCGATTTTCTCATTGCAGATAACATCGAG CTGCTACATACAAGGACAGCTTTTCTTCCAAGTCCAAGAGAATTGTGGCGTATTCACGTTAATTAG
- a CDS encoding uncharacterized protein (antiSMASH:Cluster_9.2), giving the protein MINQSSAKTDGCSILKAVSCISCFRTANYLHTLPQLHNSVCSFSLLMVVCVPPQDFTRPPAGIKLDANGKPLGVAPAAVVQRSHRPWWFTSDQPDRVARLVDIVSHYLFLDGKDNQFEACGRQYLYDLLSRPVHDKKQIEFVFPGFPFKSPSTQKVLGRLPDMGEELLLHRLEALACAIHDEYKPGAVVRIVSDGIVYGELLGQTDTSVYHYNAEFRRICAENRLKHLTFVRLADLLPRECPGVASSDSNEMTLEEYIHAAPIIHSQFLAHDISHCNVEENIKSDSGVLRTYRGYLKFLELDLDGTSLMLDRHDGNPLSGKQRDKIRRQIAKQMIIRGTKFSDLVRTKFPSAVRLSCHEHPNKGPKFALNLFPGSRMSATPWHNVIYEAADGSLRIGHLRSFEKDDYEVVSKHGRPYYIREKSTAYSFEPQLDAQISFTRNFPFGLTISCAPSAGVSFDDLPMNKLRKLTAMHSCILLRGFSQVDRDGMIKKSEELGPILRWPAYGAIFELKENPDWDVNSSLTCEAMPMHYDGVFKTKTDEHGKVVNDPPQIQVFQCIQAPGNEGGGQTILTNTADILRYGVSASLNQSLSLKTWTVFTPQNTVFGGDHLKLPLVTKNELTGNDILRWHDPWPQWVTKFKATKVGISESSREEEATIIELLSDLLYDRRFCFVHTWETGDFLIADNIELLHTRTAFLPSPRELWRIHVN; this is encoded by the exons ATG ATCAACCAGTCCAGTGCTAAGACAGATGGGTGCTCTATCTTAAAAGCCGTAAGTTGTATATCTTGCTTCCGTACGGCAAACTACCTTCATACATTACCTCAACTACACAATTCTGTTTGCTCCTTCTCTCTCCTAATGGTCGTCTGTGTGCCGCCACAAGATTTCACGCGACCACCGGCCGGAATCAAGCTCGACGCAAACGGTAAACCTCTAGGTGTCGCACCTGCTGCTGTGGTTCAGAGGTCCCATCGCCCATGGTGGTTTACCTCTGACCAACCAGACAGAGTAGCCAGGCTCGTGGACATCGTCTCCCACTATCTCTTCCTTGACGGGAAAGACAATCAATTCGAAGCATGTGGACGCCAGTATCTGTACGACCTTCTCTCTAGACCTGTCCATGACAAAAAGCAGATCGAGTTCGTCTTTCCTGGCTTCCCATTCAAAAGTCCAAGTACACAAAAGGTACTTGGCCGCCTTCCCGACATGGGGGAAGAGCTTCTCCTACACAGGCTCGAAGCCCTTGCTTGCGCAATTCACGACGAATACAAGCCCGGCGCCGTGGTACGCATAGTAAGCGACGGCATCGTGTACGGTG AACTTCTCGGGCAGACCGACACTAGCGTTTATCATTACAACGCTGAGTTTCGCCGAATTTGCGCGGAGAATCGGTTGAAGCACCTGACGTTCGTGAGGCTTGCCGACTTGCTTCCGAGAGAATGTCCAGGCGTTGCATCGTCTGACTCGAACGAGATGACCTTGGAGGAGTATATTCACGCGGCTCCTATCATCCATTCCCAATTCCTAGCCCACGACATTTCCCACTGCAACGTCGAGGAGAACATCAAGAGTGATTCGGGTGTCCTCCGTACTTATCGAGGATACCTCAAGTTCCTGGAGCTTGATTTAGATGGGACTAGCCTGATGCTGGATCGTCATGATGGAAACCCGCTCTCCGGAAAGCAAAGGGACAAAATCCGACGGCAAATTGCAAAACAGATGATCATACGCGGCACG AAATTCTCCGATCTCGTTCGGACCAAGTTTCCTTCTGCAGTCCGTTTAAGCTGCCACGAGCACCCAAATAAGGGACCTAAATTTGCATTAAACCTATTTCCTGGTTCGAGGATGTCTGCCACACCA TGGCACAACGTCATCTACGAGGCGGCTGACGGATCCCTCCGAATCGGTCACCTACGCTCATTCGAGAAGGATGACTACGAGGTTGTTTCAAAACACGGTCGACCTTATTATATCCGAGAGAAATCCACAGCTTATTCCTTCGAACCGCAGTTGGACGCCCAGATTTCTTTCACTCGAAACTTCCCCTTTGGACTAACCATCTCCTGTGCGCCCTCAGCGGGAGTGTCATTCGACGATCTACCGATGAATAAACTGCGTAAGCTCACGGCTATGCACTCCTGTATACTACTCCGCGGGTTCTCTCAAGTTGATCGAGATGGTATGATCAAGAAATCGGAAGAGCTGGGGCCGATACT ACGCTGGCCGGCATACGGAGCCATTTTCGAGCTAAAAGAGAATCCCGACTGGGACGTCAATAGCTCACTCACATGTGAAGCAATGCCAATGCATTATGACG GTGTTTTCAAAACCAAAACCGACGAACATGGAAAGGTCGTCAATGATCCCCCTCAAATACAAGTCTTTCAATGCATTCAGGCACCAGGGAACGAGGGAGGCGGTCAGACTATTTTGACGAACACAGCTGACATTCTGCGATACGGCGTGTCAGCGTCGCTGAATCAATCGCTTTCATTGAAGACGTGGACAGTTTTTACACCCCAGAACACTGTATTTGGCGGAGATCACCTCAAACTGCCTCTAGTCACAAAGAATGAGCTTACTGGCAATGACATATTGCGATGGCACGATCCTTG GCCTCAATGGGTCACGAAGTTTAAAGCCACAAAAGTGGGCATCAGCGAATCCAGTCGAGAAGAAGAGGCGACGATCATCGAGTTGCTCTCCGATTTATTGTACGACCGTAGATTCTGCTTTGTGCACACTTGGGAAACGGGCGATTTTCTCATTGCAGATAACATCGAG CTGCTACATACAAGGACAGCTTTTCTTCCAAGTCCAAGAGAATTGTGGCGTATTCACGTTAATTAG